A single window of Methylacidimicrobium sp. AP8 DNA harbors:
- a CDS encoding YSC84-related protein, with the protein MGAKREATGILAVVMLWIALGTGRSWAWDLQNSVVQAAEIIRSFRSLPEEEIPPAVFRNAKGFAILTVIKAGFLVSARGGRGLVIARTDGGWSGPSAIATGGLGFGFQVGANLTDFVLVLNTREAILAFAHGGNVTLGGSISAAAGPVGRTAEGSVTPFAAVYTYSRSQGIFGGLSLEGTVIAEAPETNRQYYGREVSPEEILTGKVRPPAKARVLIQELEKPYSGGPAEKSGKKSRTESDEPLPSD; encoded by the coding sequence GTGGGGGCGAAAAGAGAGGCAACCGGAATCCTGGCGGTCGTCATGCTCTGGATCGCCCTCGGGACGGGCCGCTCCTGGGCGTGGGATCTTCAGAATAGCGTGGTGCAAGCGGCCGAAATCATCCGCAGCTTCCGGTCGCTGCCCGAGGAGGAGATCCCGCCGGCAGTCTTCCGCAATGCCAAGGGCTTCGCCATCCTCACGGTGATCAAGGCGGGCTTTCTGGTCAGCGCCCGCGGAGGCCGGGGCTTGGTGATCGCGCGGACAGACGGCGGCTGGTCCGGGCCTTCCGCGATCGCTACCGGCGGCCTCGGGTTCGGCTTCCAGGTGGGTGCCAACCTGACCGACTTCGTGCTCGTCCTGAATACCCGGGAGGCCATCCTGGCCTTCGCGCACGGCGGCAACGTGACCCTGGGCGGCAGCATCAGCGCGGCGGCAGGCCCGGTGGGCCGGACCGCCGAGGGATCGGTGACCCCATTTGCCGCGGTGTATACCTATAGCCGCAGCCAGGGAATCTTCGGAGGGCTGTCGCTCGAAGGGACGGTGATCGCCGAGGCTCCGGAGACCAATCGGCAGTACTACGGGCGGGAGGTGAGCCCCGAGGAAATCCTGACGGGGAAGGTTCGGCCCCCTGCGAAGGCGAGGGTTCTTATCCAAGAGCTCGAGAAGCCCTATAGCGGTGGTCCGGCCGAGAAGAGCGGCAAAAAGAGCCGCACGGAGTCGGACGAGCCGCTGCCGAGCGATTAG
- a CDS encoding DUF3365 domain-containing protein: MNLLLPTFLALLLFGVERSSAQTTQPIVEQPTLAESERIRAIAKPVAQTLLTTIREELTRALAKGGPVGAISVCRIQAPALTTEVRERARPPGAIFLLKRTSNRVRNPADAPDPVEQQALRIYLEAESRHEPLPPDLLQKVVAEGKTTYRYYQPIRITGLCLSCHGDPASFSPDLKAALRASYPEDRATGYKDGDFRGLVVVGVNLP, encoded by the coding sequence ATGAACCTACTTCTTCCGACCTTCCTCGCCCTCCTCCTTTTCGGGGTCGAGAGGTCTTCCGCCCAAACCACCCAGCCGATCGTCGAGCAGCCGACGCTTGCGGAGAGCGAACGGATCCGGGCGATCGCAAAACCGGTCGCGCAGACGCTCCTGACGACGATCCGCGAGGAGCTCACCCGAGCCTTGGCAAAGGGAGGACCGGTCGGCGCGATTTCGGTCTGCCGGATCCAAGCGCCGGCGCTTACTACCGAGGTGCGCGAACGGGCGCGCCCCCCCGGGGCGATTTTTCTGCTCAAGCGCACCTCCAACCGCGTGCGCAATCCTGCGGATGCGCCTGATCCGGTCGAACAGCAAGCTCTCCGGATTTATCTAGAAGCGGAGTCGCGGCACGAACCGCTCCCCCCCGATCTGCTGCAGAAGGTGGTGGCGGAGGGCAAGACGACCTACCGCTACTACCAGCCGATCCGGATCACCGGCCTCTGCCTCTCCTGCCACGGAGATCCGGCCTCCTTTTCGCCGGACCTCAAAGCCGCGCTCCGCGCAAGCTACCCGGAGGATCGGGCGACCGGATACAAAGACGGAGACTTCCGCGGCCTCGTAGTCGTCGGCGTGAACCTGCCTTGA